Genomic segment of Gavia stellata isolate bGavSte3 chromosome 10, bGavSte3.hap2, whole genome shotgun sequence:
AGATCAGCAGTTCGCTCTTTCTGCCACTCCGACTGAAGGTGGTGCAGAGGGGATATGGCACCGGGATGCTCCCACGGGAAGggtttccccctccccctgcctTTCTCCCTGCCAAAATGAGAAATTTGGTTCCCCGTTTGAAATTTGAAAATCCACCAGCCAGCTGCAAAAACCACTCCTGTACCTAATCCTAGGCTCCTAAGAGAAACATGAAACTATGCAACCCATAACTTAACTTGCTCCTTGGGAATCCCAAGCTACAACATATTGTTTGACAGCATCCCAGCAGTGTcgcttccccctccctcccaaccccgggggctctgcagcccctccTGAGCCAGCGCGGCGGCTGCAGCTGCCCCGTGCCGGGGACCACGCCATGCTCAGGAGGTGAAGTAGGAGTTCTGCATGGAGTAGAGGTGGTCAATGGGGTTCCCCACTCGTGCCTGGAGCGGCCCCGCGTCCGCCGTGGCAAGGAAGCAGTCGCCCAGGTTGCTCAGTGAGGTATCATCGCTATCCAAGTCGTGGAAGAGGGGCTCGGCACCTTTggaagcagggaaggagcagaaggGCTTCAGAGACTGCTTTCTCCTCCGGCACCTTGACAGTGCCCGGTACTCCCAGCCTTTGCAGTATAAGGATTTAGGGAAGAGGGGACTGCTGTCTTCCCAGAAACCGCTGCATCCCCCAGGCATGCCCCCACCACACGGCCCCCCGCCACAGCCCAGCACCTCTTCGAGGGAGAGGAGGCAAGAGGCAAACCCCGGAACCTTACCGTAGGGGTGCATGTGGTCTCCAGGCATCTGCGGCGGGGTGAGACCTTGCCGGAAGGGGTCGGAGCTGTAGACGCTTTGCTCCAtgcccagcagctgctggggcgGAGGCAGAGTGGTGTAGGGGTTCAGCATCCCCTCCAGCCCCGTGCTGCCACCGCTGTTTGTCTGGgctggaagaaaagagcaagCCGTTGGCGCAGTCGGGCTGCTGCTTTTTGGGGGGCCCAGCACCCTTGGGTAGCCCGGAGAGAGCTGGGAAATGGGGAGACCCTGAGCGCGGGGAGGGCTGGGTGCGAGGGGGGTACCTGAGCTCAGGCGCTGCGTGTTTTGctgatcctgctgctgctgctgctgcctcctggcaAGCTTCTTCATCTGGGcaagaagaaggggaaaaaatggggtGAAATCATCCCCTGGCCAGAgcgaggagggaggggagcccCGGCACTGGCTGCCGGTGGTGGGCTACCCCTGCGCACCCACCTTTGCTCGCTGGTTCTGGAACCAGACCTGCACCACGCGGACACTCAGCCCCGTCTCAGCCGCCAGTGTCTCCCGCACCTTGGAGGGAGGAACCACAGCAGTGTCTCAGCCCGCTCAGCTTTTCGGGGGCACTTTAGGAGGGGACAGAGCAGCCGGGGCAAGTACTTGCCCAGCATCCAGGACATCCCTgggggctggaggtggctgaGCATGGGCCCTTCTCCCCATACCTTCCTGCAGGGCTTGGAGGAGACCTCAAACGATGCCTTGAATGCCCTCCGCTGCTGCGTGGTCAGGATCGTCCGGGGTCTCTTGGGCCGCTTGTGATCCTTCCCGTCCTCGGCACCCTTCCCTGAGGCTTGGCCCAGTTTGCAGATGCTATCCTCATCGTCACTTTTGCCTaaggggtggaaaaaaaagcaggtcCTTTACAGACAATGGGCCGCACACATCATTTTCCAGCACGTCCAAAATAATCTGGGGGACTTAAAACAAGCTGGTGTTGGTGGGGATCTTCTTGTGAATGTGTGTGAGGAGCTGAGGTTTGGGGCTGGCTGACCCATGGCAGCTCGGAGAGGGGGAGAGCCGCTGTGGCTCATAGTATGGGGTCGCTCAGCCAGCAGATGTGCTTTTTGGTTCTTCTTTTCTCCAACAGTCTGAGCAGCTGCAATGTGAAACCCTGGGACACCTGATTTTCCCTCTATCAGACCCAAATCCCTGCTTGCTCCATAGGGATTTCCTGCCAGGCTACAGCTGGGGACACATCTGGACAGAGACACACAGGTCACACCCATGCGAGCGGACAGCAGATATTGTGGACCACTGTGCCCCTGGgatgtcccccagccccactggtGACCAGGCATCTGGTCCCTCTGCCCAGACAGCCCAGGCTGGGGGAGGTCAGGGCGCAGGGTGAGCAGAGATGCTCAGAGAGGGCAACGCATTAGCCAAGACCTCACAAACCCCTCCTGATTTGCCCCACCACAGAGGTCAACTCCATTTAGAACACAGAAATTTCATCACAAATATAAGGGGCGCCTTTTCACCTATATTTCCCCCCTTCCGTGGAGTTTTGAATCTCCCTGGACAGAAGCCCAGGCTGCTTCAAGCTTCGCCCCTTGGGTACTCGCTGCGATGTCCTGCTCCGTTGCGTTCCCAGGCATTGGTGTGtatctcctgctgctcttgGCCACTTGGGGCCACGGGGCCTTCGGGCACGAGCTGCTCCGGGAAAGCAGGCAGTGCTACCCTGCCTCTTACCAGCCCTCCTCATTTACCGCATCACCACTGTGTCGATGACCTCGCTGTTCAGCCGGCGTGGGAGGGCTGTAATGTAGGTTTGACAGCACAGATCCTTCCCTCTCACGAGCCGTAAATCACTCACAGCCTTTTCCAGAAAGCTCCTCCACCATCCATTTGGGAATTGATAATGGAGCTGAGGTGCTGGTTTGATGCAGGTGCAGGTTGCAAGGCTGTCCTTGGCCCGAGTCCCATCCCGGGGCTGCTGCGTCTCCGGGAGATGGGGACGCACCAGGGGGTTGTGAGCCTGGTGCAGAGTTCATGGCTAAAGCAGGTCAGATCATACTCCATGGCAAGAGCTGATCACAGATCacacaaagcagaaaagtgTAAAACCAACGACAGCCCAGTTGGGAGATGGGGAAAGACAGGAGCAGATCTCCAGGGCGAGGGGAGGATATGTTCCCTGCGGAGGAGCAAGGATGCTCTCAGGTACCAGTTACCTCTTCCCTCCGTGCTGCTGGGCTCTCTCCTGGGCTCACCGGCTGATACGGAGATCTTCCCTGTGGCAagggctgggagggctgggacACGGAGAGATGTCCACACCGGTGGTCCCCAAAACAGCCCGGAGCTGGGTGCTGGCCCCCAGGAGCCAGCGCCTTGCTGCTGCCGCTCACCCATAGCACATCCATGGCATGCCAACAGCAGCGATGGCAACGGGAAAGACAACCTGCTGTTTTCTTGCATGCCCCAATGCAAGAGGCATTGCAATGCAGAAGGTCTGAGAGCCCCAGTGCTGGGAATAACCAGGGTGTGGAGTCTCTGATGGCTAAGGGGCCTGAgcagcggctgctgctgcctcctcagTGCCAGCACAAGCAGggtctctgctctgctgagctgcctgctTTCCTGAAACCTGAAGGAGTTTAATTTTGATGGAAGGGTAGAGATTTTTTACAAATATTGGGGGGAGGAATGTCAGCTGATGGAGACATTTGGGTGCCTGAACCCCTCTGCACCTTAACGTGAGGTGAGTGCCTGAATCCCCCCGTCTGGGAGGGGCAGAGCCCGGCAGGGGGGAGCCGGTGGCTCATGGACTCCATCAAGCAAATGATGCTCAAAACCCATGCCAAGGGGGAAAACCCGCTCGGAGCAGCCCCCCCGAACCCTCCACTCCCAACACCTGCTCCCCAAATCCCTCCCAGTGtcaaagggaaagaaggaaaagcgAAGCCGGATTTGGCGGGGTATTACTTTTAATTAACTCTCCCTTTCAAGCCTTTCCCCACCGAGGAGGGGGAGAAATTAATGAGTGTCTGGGGCTGTCCCTGACGTCAcctgggaaggggctggggcGATGGATATTGTGCGGCGTGCCCTCGGTCCGACCCGCCGAGCCCACATCCCACCGCTGGGGCCAGGACATTCCTCGCTCAGGAGGATTTAGGGAGAGGAGAAACGTTAGGACGCTTTTAATTGGAAAGTCGGGTCCTCTTTCAGAGGGGCTTGTTTACTTAGGCTGGGCGGCGGAGGCTCGGGGGAGGCAGTAATTGAAGCGAGGGTTTGGGAGATTACAGACAACATATGGCTCGCTTTTTATCTGCGCTTTCTCATAAAGTGGCCTTTGGTGCGCGGCGgccggggggagggagggcagggggctTCAAAGCAGCgagggggggacaggggagaggCTGGACAAGCACATCGCATGCTGCTGGTGAAGGGCATCCGGGACCAGTGCTGGAGCGGGGACACCCCTCTGCACCCCCCGGCGTGGTGGTGGGGTCCCCAGGGGGGATGCAGCAGGAGGGGGCAAAGCCGTGCCACGCTGAACATCCACGTGGGATGTGCACCTGGGTTGGTCCCCACTGTGCCACCATCCCCAGAGCCATGTCACATCCTCGGACAAACTGTTGGTGGCCACCAAACCCAGGCGGGGACGGTGGTGGGGCTAAGCTATGGGGTCTGCAGGGAGATGGGAagggctgggaccccccaggCCAGGGGCTGCCAGGGAATGCCGGTGGCTTCGGGTTGGGTTTCCGACCAGCCAAGGGGTTGCCGTGCCCTTTTGACTCCCACACTGGCCCTTCGCATCCCTCTGGTCTCAGCTGGAGTTTCCACCGAAATAAGTATTTCCCCTGGAGGTTTTTGCTAGTTGAAGCTCTTGGTTTGGCCGGAGCCCCTGGCAGCGGGGCTGGACCGTGGGCCGATGAGTCGCTGGGGAGGAAAAGCTCCCCAACCTTTCCCAAACTGCCCTTTTCCCCCACtaggaataaaaccaaaacaacgTGGCCGATTCACTTATTTTCCTGCATGACGTCTCCTCGTTGGTTCCTATTTTAACTGAAAGAGTTTGCACatcccagaaggaaaaaataataactcTTCAATCAATTAAGGACTTTCCCAGGGCTAAGGCAAGAGCCAGTGCCAGCGTGCCGGATCCCGCTGCTTTCctgcctctccagctcctccagcgtTGGACCATCACTCACCGACTCCCTTCAGCCACCTCCTCCCATGGCCTcactcttcattttttaaatatcatcaCCATTATTTGGGGGGAGGATTTTTTCTTTCGAGCCAGCGGGGTTGCAGAGCTCGGACAGAGCCAGCAAGGCAGTGCTGCAAAGCAGCCGGGCTCTCACTGCAGAGGAGCGTGACATTAAAGAGAAACACGGGCTTTGGGCAGTTTTTGCTCCATCCCCACCGAAACCACCCCTGTCCTCCCATGCAcctcctcccagctgcagcatGGCCTGCGCCCGGCGGTGAGCTTTGCCGTGTCCGTGACCCGCCCCGCTTCACACCTTAACAACCCCCTCCTAAATGGGCTTGTAATGCtgatttctacttttttttttaatccagtgcTTTGCTCTAGCAGGGAAAAGGCAGGCTCCCCCCAGCTTGCCGGCAGCCCTTTCCCGAGCATGGCATTTCGAAGGTAAATCCTTCCCTCCGCAAAGCAGATTTTCCCCCCAATGGCGGTTTTTAAGAGGAGCTGAGCAACCCAGGCACACGGCGTGGGGCCGCGCAGCCTCGCCAAGAGCGGGGCTCTGCGGGGACGGTGTTAACATGAGGATTTCTGCTAGCAGATCATTTCCACTCCCCAGCCCCCGTTGCTGGGCTTTCTTACTAAATTTGTCTTCCTGGGAAACATTCGGATTTGATTTGCATTGACTGTAGATACATATTTTAATGCTGATCTGATGCTCTGGGCAACCTAACCCAGCAGTGACaccctggctggagcaggatgCCGgccccctgcctccctccagctgcagtgccacctctcctgcagccccccttGGCTCTGCGGTGTCCCTGCAGCATCACCGTGCCGGGTCTGCAGTCTGGCTCCAGCCATCGactgcctgcagagctgctggggacaCAGGATTTGCAGGCTCTCTAACGCCAGCTCATGTTTtagctctgtgcctcagtttcccctcagTATTAAAAAGGGTGGctacagcagaagcagctcacTTTTTGCACTCAGCCTTTCCACAGTCCCAGGCGAGGACGGTGAGGCACAGGGGAGGGACACTAAAGGTTTAGCCCAAGGTAGTCAGTGGGATGCTTGGGACCgtgatatttttttaagaaagaaaactctcATTTACAGTGTGTTTATACCAGGGACAGCTCCTCCATTTCCCCAAGAGAGGAGGTGGGAGATGTCACCTTTGGCCAGCACAGCTCTCCCTCCCATGTCTGGGGAGGCTGTACAGCTCCTGTGTCAGGAGCACAAAACCTTACAGAAACGAACCTAATGAAATGGAATAGTCTCCAGAGcatcctccagccctgcagcccctccgcTGCTGAGACCCCCGCTCACACCCTTGCCACCGACGTGGGAGAGACTCTGGCTGGAGGATGCAACGGCGCTTATAGAGCTTTTCCCTTTGGACCATGGGGCAGAGGTTCAGGGCAGCAAGCCCAAACCTCGCCTCCAGACCCCACTGCACTCGTAGGGGCCTCGGAGCGGGACCAGCCAGGGAGACGCTGGGCGCGGGCGGCCCCTTACCAGAATCCGACAGAGCCGGGCTCACCAAGCTCAGCAGCTCCCGCTCCTTCTCGTAGTCGCCCTTACAGAGGAGCTGCCCCTCCTTCAGCACAAACTCGTCGCCCTTCTGCAGGCGCCGCTCGCAGAcgcagcagcagaaacagcgCAGGTGGTAGACACTCTTCTGGGCGCGCATCACCAGCTCGCTGGGTGCGATGGCCTCCAGGCACCCGGCGCACTTCACCGCGAAGAGCCTGGGGGAGCAAAAGGAGATCCCGCTGGGACGCCCGGCAACACTGCAGCTGCACTCGGCGGGTGGCGCGGTGTTGGTGACAAGGGATGGGGCACCCGTGGTGGGGAGACAGGCATTGGCACAGGATCACTGTCACCCCATTGGTGCTTTGATTGCGTTGAGGGCCTGGGCACAACGGTGCTGGCACCCCGCAGTGACACGGCACGTGCTGCAAGCTTGCCCTGTGCCAATGGGGATGCTGCCTTTGGGTCAACTTCAACATTTTTGGTTGATCTGTTACCAGGTGATTACCATGAATGCGGTCAAAGGATGAAGACCCCAATGTCCAGACGCTCCAGGTGAAAAGCAAACAGGTATCAAACCCAACAGTCTAGTTACCACCACCACAAGATATTGGACACACCACATCTACACGAGTTTTATCAAGCCAGCCCTACATGTCCGCTTGCCTCCAGCTCATGCCTAGACGTAAGGAGATGCTGGAGATGGCAATGGGGCCAGCAAGCTCATCTGTGCCTCTCAACAAGCACCTGCAGAAAGCATCCGCGCTGTCGGTCACCCACAAACCACCCCGTCCCTCTAGCCTGGGTCCCTGGAATAGCCCCGTTCCTGCTTGCAAACACATCAGGAATGTCTAATATACCGTTAAAATCTCCATGGCAGCAAGTTTTGGGTTAAGTCTGGTGACAGACTGAAGACTTGATGTGTCAAAAcgaaaagaaaaagctcagcTTGTTCCCTGACAGTGATGTGACAATGTTTGAGGCATCCCTGATTGTATGGTTCCCAGGTTTCAATACACTGGCTTTATACTTAAAAACCAATCATAGTAATGACAGCAGTAACACTTTAGATTGAaacagagcttttctttctccaactTTAAATGTCCTTACCAAGGAACTCATTAACACGGTCAGTGATTTACAGTTGGGGAAATTGAGGTGAGCAGAGCGGAGGTGGCAGCATCAGTGTTGGCTTGAAAGGACTTGGAAGCACCTGGAGGTAAACCCTGGGCTGGATGTTTTAAATGAATGGGATGCTTCACCCAGTAGAGATGTCTGAAGGTACCAAACCAGAACCTCTTCACCACTCTGAGTTGTCTGTGTTTTTGGCTTGTGtcccataaagaaaaaaatcactgtttacCCAGCCTTGTCCTAAATATCTGTGGGAACTGGACATTATTATTCCCCTGTCTTGATGACTTTGGCCCAGAAAGAGAAGTCAGAAGTCAGCACACATCCTGCAGAGGTTATCTCCGAGCATCACCCATGTCCCAGCCCGGGGATACCCCAGGGACCCGCATGGGGAGCACTGCATCCAGCCTTCCACCAGCCCCAGATAGCTCCCACCTCCGTGATCCCCGTCCCATGGGTCATccccgggggccgggggctgcggggggctggctggggaggggaagggcagccctgcagccaccaGCGGGCTTGcaatcctttctctttttttggctgTTACAAAAACCCACATAGGAAATGAAAAGTGCTAAGTCAGCCCCATTCCAACAAGGAAAGGAACAGATGTACGCAAAACCCTCGCAGCAAAACCCTCAGAAAAGGGGGataatttaaaagtttttgtTACGAGCTCGATAGCCCATAGAACAAGGATCTGGGGGGCAGAGCAAGGCACGCGCGTGCCTCTGTGCCCCAGAGGTAGATCCCAAGGCAAAGGCACCCGTAACACCAGAGGTGCTGCTGAACAAAAGCTCCCCAGCAGCAAAGGGGCAAGCCTCTGCTCCCGTGAAATCCCAGCCAGGCTTCATTTCACCTTTTCATTTCACCACTTCAGTTGCCCAATAGCCGATAAACAAGACAGTCAGCTGTGCAAACTGCCAGAGGGGCACAGGCAGGCTCCACCGCCCAGGCAGCAAGCCCGGGAGGGTCAGCAGCAGCTGGTCACATCTGTGCCCGTTTCATCAGAGATCAGTGCTTGCCTGCGTGGAGCCAGCGAGCCCGGGCAAGGCAGCGTGCCCCACCGGCGCGAGGAGGGCAGATATGTGCAGGAGCAGAGAATAACGCCTGCCTCCCCGCGCCGACGGGCAGGGTCGGCTGCAGAGCATCACCTCCAAGTGCCCCGCGCTTGCGGCTGGTGAGCACCGAGCTCCAGAGGCAAACAGCTGCCCGCCAGATGTGCGCACAGCTGGCAGGATGCCACGGCACACTGCCACAGGCCAGCAGTCCCCGCCAGCCTTTAGGGCTGGGTGTCAAGGGCTTGAAGGGCTGGGA
This window contains:
- the LMX1A gene encoding LIM homeobox transcription factor 1-alpha isoform X2 encodes the protein MLDGLKMEESLQSALDPAAPFSSLLGKAATPKSVCEGCQRVISDRFLLRLNDSLWHEQCVQCAACKEPLQTTCFYRDKKLYCKLDYEKLFAVKCAGCLEAIAPSELVMRAQKSVYHLRCFCCCVCERRLQKGDEFVLKEGQLLCKGDYEKERELLSLVSPALSDSGKSDDEDSICKLGQASGKGAEDGKDHKRPKRPRTILTTQQRRAFKASFEVSSKPCRKVRETLAAETGLSVRVVQVWFQNQRAKMKKLARRQQQQQQDQQNTQRLSSAQTNSGGSTGLEGMLNPYTTLPPPQQLLGMEQSVYSSDPFRQGLTPPQMPGDHMHPYGAEPLFHDLDSDDTSLSNLGDCFLATADAGPLQARVGNPIDHLYSMQNSYFTS
- the LMX1A gene encoding LIM homeobox transcription factor 1-alpha isoform X1 codes for the protein MLDGLKMEESLQSALDPAAPFSSLLGRAATPKSVCEGCQRVISDRFLLRLNDSLWHEQCVQCAACKEPLQTTCFYRDKKLYCKLDYEKLFAVKCAGCLEAIAPSELVMRAQKSVYHLRCFCCCVCERRLQKGDEFVLKEGQLLCKGDYEKERELLSLVSPALSDSGKSDDEDSICKLGQASGKGAEDGKDHKRPKRPRTILTTQQRRAFKASFEVSSKPCRKVRETLAAETGLSVRVVQVWFQNQRAKMKKLARRQQQQQQDQQNTQRLSSAQTNSGGSTGLEGMLNPYTTLPPPQQLLGMEQSVYSSDPFRQGLTPPQMPGDHMHPYGAEPLFHDLDSDDTSLSNLGDCFLATADAGPLQARVGNPIDHLYSMQNSYFTS